The proteins below are encoded in one region of Anaerosporomusa subterranea:
- a CDS encoding glucosyl-3-phosphoglycerate synthase produces MTNEGRYWPNIEHVSDQFKFLSFTDDLDELEIGCEMVNIITDGWQEGPVAAVLRGGLNAQAVLDVLAKAKVKNLVIFHLEEKIPHLEDVFLSSVVAPAHEMFDSVTINWRRDQSIWHLIKSISSDYSMLFLGAPLSISEIKPLYAKVKGAFAGSLTIVRGPLRDLEFDESDEIYKWIRARTFDASDFSVSSVLRNYKKKQGVKIVAILPSLNEENTVGKVIKTALDVKNVGLIDEVVLIDSGSTDNTVDIARSYGIPVYQHAEIEAQLGTYHGKGEAMFKSAFVTDADILAWVDTDIENITPRFFYGLLGPLLAYPEIKFAKGYFSRPVRVEASGIELGGGRVTEILARPWFSTFMPQLSGYIQPLAGTVAIYKDALLKMRIPANYGVEVAMLAQAVENLGLWSTCQVNLGEVIHKSKDVIGLSEMSFQIMQVLAELLEVNNRGNNLFRRVISAHGRFEMHAKRFPVTWRRY; encoded by the coding sequence ATGACTAACGAAGGGCGCTATTGGCCAAATATAGAACATGTTAGCGATCAGTTCAAATTTCTATCGTTTACTGACGATCTGGACGAACTGGAGATCGGCTGTGAAATGGTAAATATCATAACTGACGGCTGGCAGGAAGGCCCTGTTGCGGCGGTCTTGCGCGGAGGCCTTAATGCACAGGCGGTGTTGGACGTACTCGCCAAAGCCAAAGTGAAGAATCTGGTGATTTTTCACTTAGAAGAAAAAATACCTCACCTGGAGGATGTCTTTTTGTCTTCTGTTGTTGCTCCCGCTCACGAAATGTTTGACAGTGTAACCATTAACTGGCGGAGAGATCAGTCGATTTGGCATTTGATTAAAAGTATCAGTAGCGATTATTCGATGTTATTTTTGGGCGCACCGCTTTCTATTTCGGAAATTAAACCGTTATATGCTAAGGTAAAAGGCGCGTTTGCAGGCAGTCTGACTATTGTCCGCGGTCCGCTGCGTGATTTGGAATTTGATGAAAGTGATGAAATTTACAAATGGATCCGGGCTAGGACATTTGACGCTAGCGATTTTTCGGTTTCCAGTGTGCTGAGAAATTATAAAAAAAAGCAAGGTGTAAAAATAGTCGCCATTCTTCCTAGCCTGAATGAAGAAAATACAGTTGGCAAGGTCATTAAAACCGCGTTGGATGTGAAGAATGTCGGTCTTATCGATGAGGTGGTTCTGATCGACTCTGGCTCCACTGATAATACGGTAGACATCGCCCGGTCGTATGGCATCCCTGTTTATCAGCATGCGGAAATCGAAGCACAGTTGGGAACGTATCACGGTAAAGGGGAGGCGATGTTTAAGAGTGCATTTGTCACTGATGCGGACATTCTAGCCTGGGTCGACACTGACATCGAAAATATCACTCCCCGTTTTTTCTATGGGCTGCTAGGTCCGCTCTTGGCTTATCCGGAAATAAAATTTGCGAAAGGCTATTTTTCACGACCGGTAAGAGTTGAGGCATCCGGAATAGAATTGGGAGGGGGCAGGGTTACAGAAATATTAGCGCGTCCCTGGTTTAGCACCTTTATGCCTCAGCTCTCGGGATACATACAGCCGCTTGCCGGAACTGTCGCTATATATAAAGACGCTTTATTAAAGATGCGTATTCCGGCAAACTACGGCGTAGAGGTAGCGATGCTCGCGCAAGCTGTAGAAAATTTGGGCCTTTGGTCTACATGCCAAGTAAATTTGGGAGAAGTTATTCATAAATCGAAAGATGTGATCGGACTGAGTGAAATGTCCTTCCAGATTATGCAGGTGCTTGCTGAACTGTTGGAAGTAAACAATCGTGGCAACAATTTGTTTCGACGCGTAATCTCTGCACATGGCCGCTTCGAAATGCATGCTAAACGGTTCCCTGTTACGTGGAGGAGATATTAG
- the ppdK gene encoding pyruvate, phosphate dikinase, producing MKKYVYLFNEGKAEMRGLLGGKGANLAEMTNIGLPVPPGMTITTEACKEYYHAGKKLPDGLLDEIKKNLAILEEKTGKKLGCIQNPLLVSVRSGAVFSMPGMMDTILNLGLNEDTLKAVVANTNNERFAYDAFRRFIQMFSDVVLEIPKHEFEILLDKQKHAQGVTFDQELTAESLRKIIDNYKALVQEKAGRPFPEDPMEQLILSIEAVFRSWNNDRAIIYRNLNKIDHDLGTAVNIQSMVFGNLGNDSGTGVAFTRNPSTGENVLYGEFLTNAQGEDVVAGIRTPRPISELKDEMPEAYEEFARTARLLEKHYKNMQDIEFTIERKKLYMLQTRNGKRTAQAAVKVAHDLVAEGMVTKKEAILMVEPAQLDQLLHRQIDPKAKVEVIAKGLPASPGAASGTVVFDADDADRLAKEGKKVLLVRTETTPDDIHGMVAAQGILTSRGGMTSHAAVVARGMGKPCVCGCEALKIDYNAKTVSVGGKLIKEGEPLSIDGSTGRVLFGVVTLKDPELSGEFMEFLEWADELKEIGVRANADTPEDALKAREFGAKGIGLTRTEHMFMAQDRLPYVQQMILAESLEDREEALSHLLPMQQGDFYGILKAMDGYPVCIRLLDPPLHEFLPNQEDLVIETTELRITGKDAKLLEEKAELLKKVRTLHEFNPMLGHRGCRLGITFPEVYDMQVRAIFNATAQLTKEGFQPHPEVEIPLTIDVTEMKFFKERIDNIAKEVMERENVQFHYTSGTMIELPRAALLADELATASDFFSFGTNDLTQTTLGFSRDDAEGKFMDDYLRAKILKENPFIVLDRKGVGKLMKLAVEGGRKTKPDLLIGICGEHGGEPSSVEFCHMIGLNFVSCSPYRVPIARLAAAQAAVSTGEIMGTR from the coding sequence ATGAAAAAGTATGTCTACTTATTCAACGAAGGCAAGGCCGAAATGCGCGGCCTCTTAGGTGGCAAAGGTGCCAATCTGGCTGAGATGACCAACATTGGCCTACCTGTACCTCCAGGCATGACCATCACCACCGAAGCTTGCAAAGAATACTACCATGCAGGCAAAAAGCTCCCAGATGGACTGCTTGACGAAATCAAGAAAAACTTAGCCATTCTTGAGGAAAAGACCGGCAAAAAACTGGGTTGCATCCAAAACCCGTTGCTGGTTTCTGTCCGGTCTGGCGCCGTCTTCTCGATGCCTGGCATGATGGATACGATTCTCAATCTAGGTTTGAATGAAGATACCCTTAAAGCTGTGGTCGCTAACACTAATAACGAACGTTTTGCTTATGACGCTTTCCGGCGCTTTATCCAGATGTTCTCTGACGTCGTCTTGGAAATTCCGAAGCATGAGTTTGAAATTCTGCTTGATAAACAAAAGCATGCTCAAGGCGTTACCTTTGATCAAGAATTGACCGCCGAAAGCCTGCGCAAAATTATCGATAATTACAAAGCATTGGTGCAAGAGAAAGCTGGCCGCCCCTTCCCTGAAGACCCGATGGAACAGCTTATCCTTTCCATCGAAGCTGTGTTCCGTTCCTGGAACAATGACCGCGCCATTATTTATCGTAATCTCAACAAAATTGACCATGATCTCGGCACAGCCGTCAACATACAATCCATGGTCTTTGGCAACCTTGGCAATGACAGCGGCACTGGCGTCGCCTTTACCCGTAACCCGTCCACCGGTGAAAACGTTCTCTATGGTGAATTCCTGACCAATGCCCAAGGCGAAGACGTCGTCGCTGGCATTCGCACCCCGCGGCCGATCTCCGAATTGAAAGACGAAATGCCCGAAGCCTACGAAGAATTTGCCCGCACCGCCCGGTTACTGGAAAAGCACTATAAAAATATGCAAGATATCGAGTTCACTATTGAGCGCAAGAAGCTCTACATGCTGCAAACCCGCAACGGCAAGCGTACAGCGCAAGCAGCTGTTAAAGTTGCTCACGATCTGGTTGCCGAAGGAATGGTCACAAAAAAAGAGGCTATTCTTATGGTCGAACCGGCTCAGCTCGACCAACTCCTGCACCGCCAAATTGATCCCAAGGCCAAAGTCGAAGTTATTGCCAAAGGGTTGCCTGCCTCGCCGGGTGCCGCTTCTGGCACAGTGGTATTTGACGCCGACGATGCCGACCGTTTGGCCAAAGAGGGCAAAAAGGTCCTGCTGGTTCGTACTGAAACCACTCCAGACGACATTCACGGCATGGTCGCCGCTCAAGGCATCCTAACCAGTCGCGGCGGCATGACCAGCCACGCAGCTGTTGTTGCCCGTGGCATGGGCAAACCTTGCGTCTGCGGCTGCGAAGCGCTGAAAATCGACTATAACGCCAAGACAGTCAGTGTCGGCGGCAAACTCATCAAAGAAGGGGAGCCACTCTCGATTGACGGATCGACTGGTCGAGTCCTGTTCGGTGTCGTCACCCTAAAAGACCCTGAACTATCCGGCGAATTCATGGAGTTCCTCGAGTGGGCTGATGAGTTAAAGGAAATTGGAGTTCGCGCCAACGCTGACACGCCAGAAGACGCGCTTAAAGCCCGCGAATTCGGCGCTAAGGGCATTGGCCTGACCCGTACTGAGCATATGTTCATGGCTCAAGATCGTCTGCCCTATGTACAACAGATGATTCTTGCCGAGTCCTTAGAAGATCGTGAAGAAGCGCTGTCCCACCTTCTGCCGATGCAGCAAGGCGACTTCTACGGCATCCTCAAAGCGATGGACGGTTATCCGGTTTGCATTCGTCTGTTAGATCCGCCTTTACATGAGTTCTTGCCCAACCAGGAAGATTTAGTAATTGAAACCACTGAGCTGCGTATAACCGGTAAAGATGCTAAATTGCTGGAAGAGAAAGCCGAGTTGCTCAAAAAAGTCCGCACCCTGCACGAATTCAACCCGATGCTTGGTCATCGCGGCTGCCGCCTTGGCATTACCTTCCCTGAAGTCTATGATATGCAAGTAAGAGCGATCTTTAACGCTACCGCCCAACTGACTAAAGAGGGCTTCCAGCCGCATCCGGAAGTGGAAATCCCGTTAACGATCGATGTCACTGAAATGAAATTCTTCAAAGAGCGAATAGACAATATTGCCAAAGAAGTCATGGAACGTGAGAACGTCCAGTTCCACTACACCTCAGGCACCATGATTGAATTGCCGCGCGCCGCTCTCCTGGCTGACGAACTGGCCACCGCATCTGATTTCTTCAGCTTTGGCACCAATGACCTGACCCAGACAACCCTGGGTTTCAGCCGCGACGACGCCGAAGGCAAGTTTATGGATGATTACTTGCGAGCAAAAATCCTGAAGGAAAATCCCTTCATCGTGCTTGATCGCAAAGGTGTCGGCAAACTGATGAAGCTGGCTGTTGAAGGCGGCCGCAAGACGAAACCCGATCTCTTGATCGGCATCTGCGGTGAACATGGCGGCGAACCCTCGTCTGTCGAATTCTGCCACATGATCGGCCTCAACTTTGTCAGTTGCTCCCCCTACCGTGTCCCTATCGCCCGCTTAGCTGCCGCGCAAGCCGCAGTCTCGACCGGCGAAATCATGGGCACTCGTTAA
- a CDS encoding pyruvate, water dikinase regulatory protein has translation MKNTPIIYVVSDSIGQTGEVVVKAAASQFNSGNVDIRRVPYIRTVEEAAEAIVEAQEAGGAIIYTIVSPELRLFLATKSKEHGVTAVDVMGPVMDAIRTVTPDKPKLEPGLARRLDKAYFNKIEAIDFAVKYDDGKQQRGLLKADIVIIGVSRSTKTPLSMFLATRGFKTANVPLVPEVAPPDEIFKMPIHRIVGLMMQPSLLYEIRKERLKTMGLSTAVDYANLERILEELDYASKIMRRVGCAVIDVTNRAVEETAAKVEEIYRKGVGK, from the coding sequence GTGAAGAATACACCGATCATCTATGTTGTATCAGATTCCATCGGTCAGACCGGCGAGGTAGTGGTCAAGGCAGCGGCCAGCCAATTTAATTCTGGCAATGTCGACATCCGGCGTGTCCCCTATATCCGCACAGTCGAAGAGGCGGCGGAAGCCATTGTTGAAGCCCAAGAGGCTGGCGGCGCCATTATTTATACGATAGTCAGCCCTGAACTTCGCCTTTTTCTCGCGACCAAGTCAAAAGAGCATGGCGTAACTGCTGTTGATGTCATGGGACCAGTGATGGATGCGATCCGTACAGTTACCCCTGACAAACCAAAGCTCGAGCCAGGTCTGGCGCGCAGGCTCGACAAGGCCTATTTCAACAAAATTGAAGCCATCGACTTTGCTGTCAAGTATGATGACGGCAAACAGCAGCGCGGCCTGTTAAAAGCAGATATCGTTATTATTGGCGTATCTCGCAGTACCAAGACGCCGCTCTCCATGTTTCTGGCAACTCGCGGCTTTAAGACAGCTAATGTACCGCTAGTTCCGGAGGTTGCCCCTCCTGACGAAATCTTCAAAATGCCCATTCATCGGATCGTTGGGCTGATGATGCAACCTAGCTTGCTATATGAAATCCGTAAGGAACGATTAAAAACGATGGGCCTATCAACCGCAGTCGATTATGCAAATTTAGAGCGTATTCTCGAAGAACTGGATTACGCCTCTAAAATCATGCGCCGAGTTGGTTGCGCGGTCATTGACGTGACCAACCGGGCGGTAGAAGAAACTGCGGCAAAAGTAGAGGAAATTTATCGTAAAGGAGTCGGAAAGTAA
- a CDS encoding lipoate--protein ligase translates to MLYLANNSTDPYFNLALEETIFNTGKHGETYILLWQNSPSVIIGKHQNTLVEINGEFIRNRGVHVVRRMTGGGAVYHDLGNLNYSFIQPAGEQIAPDFEKFARPVMAALAKLGAATEFSGRNDLTLAGKKFSGNAQCIRNGRVLHHGTLLFDVNLDDLEAALCPDQAKIASKGVASVRSRVTNISSYMSRQMTVHEFKETLLSCLAEDQPLTQQELSEEQLAAASALAESRYRTWDWTYGQSPPANIKREKRFTPGKVEAWLDVANGRIRDLKFYGDFFSAGDPAAVAAALTGLRYERSDLAAALACLDVKQHFGGIGQEELLEVLI, encoded by the coding sequence ATGTTATATCTAGCAAACAATTCGACCGATCCCTACTTCAACTTAGCGCTTGAGGAAACTATTTTCAATACTGGAAAACACGGGGAAACATATATACTATTATGGCAGAACTCGCCGTCAGTTATTATTGGCAAGCATCAAAATACTTTGGTGGAGATTAATGGCGAGTTCATTCGCAATCGGGGCGTCCATGTTGTACGACGGATGACTGGCGGCGGTGCGGTTTATCATGACCTTGGTAACTTAAATTATTCGTTTATTCAGCCTGCGGGAGAACAGATCGCGCCAGACTTTGAGAAGTTCGCACGACCGGTAATGGCCGCTTTGGCTAAGCTGGGGGCAGCGACTGAGTTTAGTGGGCGCAATGACCTGACTTTAGCTGGCAAGAAATTCTCCGGCAATGCGCAGTGCATCCGAAATGGCAGGGTTCTGCATCATGGCACATTGCTGTTTGACGTTAATCTTGATGATCTGGAAGCGGCGCTATGTCCTGATCAGGCAAAGATCGCATCAAAGGGAGTTGCTTCGGTACGAAGCCGGGTAACAAACATTAGCAGCTATATGTCACGGCAGATGACAGTACACGAATTCAAGGAAACGTTGCTTTCCTGCTTGGCTGAGGATCAGCCGCTTACACAGCAAGAGCTGTCAGAAGAACAATTAGCTGCGGCTTCGGCGTTAGCCGAATCGCGCTACCGGACCTGGGACTGGACTTATGGACAGTCGCCGCCTGCGAATATTAAGCGGGAGAAACGCTTCACCCCTGGTAAAGTGGAGGCTTGGCTGGATGTGGCGAATGGTCGGATTCGTGATTTGAAATTCTATGGTGATTTCTTTAGTGCTGGCGATCCAGCGGCTGTAGCTGCGGCTCTCACCGGTTTGCGCTATGAACGCAGCGACCTGGCGGCGGCGCTAGCCTGCCTTGATGTCAAACAGCATTTTGGCGGTATTGGTCAAGAAGAGTTATTGGAAGTGTTAATTTAA